A genomic region of Zea mays cultivar B73 chromosome 6, Zm-B73-REFERENCE-NAM-5.0, whole genome shotgun sequence contains the following coding sequences:
- the LOC103640665 gene encoding xylanase inhibitor protein 1 — MSFGRRSWQILALSMVLLSTAATAVSKRTGELTVFWGRNKEEGTLREACDTGLYNTVIISFYSVLGRGSYGVDLSGHPLDGVGTDIKRCQSKGIPVFLSIGSGGGGNGYSLSSSESAVAVADNLWNAYLGGGRSDVPRPFGDTVVDGIDFYIDNHQGAPDDLYDELARRLDGYNSQASVRKRVRLTATPRCALPQGRLETAMQTGLFERIHVRFYGDDECTHSNGAVDKHWDKWAARYPASQLYVGLAAAESGVPEGAAPPVEVYLKYLYYSLLPKVQSAPNYGGIMIWDRFSDKRTSYSGAVKGWASCSYAGCV, encoded by the coding sequence ATGTCGTTCGGTCGCCGTTCATGGCAAATCCTCGCCCTATCCATGGTGCTCCTCTCCACCGCTGCCACGGCCGTGTCCAAGCGGACCGGCGAGCTAACGGTGTTCTGGGGCCGGAACAAGGAGGAGGGCACTCTGCGAGAGGCTTGCGACACAGGGCTGTACAACACGGTCATCATCTCCTTCTACAGCGTCCTCGGCCGTGGAAGCTACGGGGTAGACCTCTCAGGCCATCCGCTGGACGGCGTCGGCACCGACATCAAGCGCTGCCAGTCCAAGGGAATCCCGGTCTTCCTCTCCATCGGCAGCGGCGGCGGAGGCAACGGCTACTCCCTCTCGTCCTCCGAGTCGGCGGTAGCCGTCGCGGACAACCTCTGGAACGCGTACCTCGGCGGCGGCCGCAGCGACGTGCCCCGCCCATTCGGCGACACCGTGGTCGACGGCATCGATTTCTACATCGACAACCACCAGGGTGCCCCCGACGACCTCTACGACGAGCTTGCCAGACGCCTCGACGGCTACAACAGCCAAGCCAGCGTGAGGAAGCGGGTGAGGCTGACGGCGACGCCGCGGTGCGCGTTGCCGCAAGGGCGCCTGGAGACGGCGATGCAGACGGGATTGTTCGAGCGCATCCACGTCCGCTTCTACGGCGACGACGAGTGCACCCACAGCAACGGTGCCGTCGACAAGCACTGGGACAAGTGGGCGGCGAGGTACCCCGCCAGCCAGCTGTACGTGGGGCTCGCCGCGGCGGAGAGCGGCGTGCCGGAAGGCGCGGCGCCGCCCGTCGAGGTCTACCTCAAATACCTCTACTACAGTCTGCTGCCCAAGGTGCAGTCGGCGCCCAACTATGGTGGCATCATGATCTGGGACAGGTTCAGTGACAAGAGAACCAGCTACAGCGGGGCTGTCAAGGGCTGGGCGTCATGCAGCTATGCTGGGTGTGTTTAA